The Quercus lobata isolate SW786 chromosome 4, ValleyOak3.0 Primary Assembly, whole genome shotgun sequence genome segment ACACAGTACCTTTGAAcgttttttctaaattaaaaacctctctTTAGTTAGTTCTAAGGCAAAAACTATTTTCccaatttgatttctcaaaacctttttcaaaactaatcttGGTTCTTGAGTTATGATTATCAAAAACTATTGTATTCTTTAATTCTCTTGTTTCCTCAACTTAATCTTTGTATTGTAGGCACTGAGGGGCCGGTTAAATATCAATCACGTTTTTTTCCATAAGCAAGGTGAGTCTCCCTTCATGGCTTTTCCTTGAATTAGGATCTTTTATAActtcttgttgttgttcttAATTGATGTATATGTTGTATATTCTATATAAATATGATTTGATTCTGTTTGGATTTGATTTGTTGTGTCTCACCATATTTTGATTAGTGAGTtgaatattttgatattttgatgaatatgTTTTGATGTGTTAAGTGTGTTCTTGTTTGTTATTAGATTCAATGCATGTTTAGGaatagattttgttttatttattttggatatttttgttgttattttaggttgtttatttttatattagaaaCATATTAGGTTGCTAGTTTCCTTAGTTTTCGTTTCTGCTTTGTTTCTGTGTTTCTAAGTTTCTAAGTTTCTTAGTTAGGGTTTATGGTGGCATGTCTGCACACACATAATTCTGTATGCGCACGCAGGCTTgaagtatgcgtacgcatacaacTAGCCCGCATATGCATGCGCATGCATACTTCaacccagaaaccctaatcctagtttttctgcttttttttctttatttccatGTGTCATATGCCTCTGTTTTGGctcctttttatgtttttgagtctCTTTTCCcctatttaattatttgtttgcctttaacatgctagattagggttttcctttcttttcttgctttaatACCATTTACATGCATTCATATGTCCAttcattgatgcataggtgctgaGATGCagtaaggtaagtcatgcaaCCACATGAACATGCATCGGATATATATTCAATGATGAGTTGAACATGCTTGGTTGGATGATGTGTTCTTGATGTCGAGATTGCAATCACATGTTTCTTTGATGTTGCCTTTGGATATGTTGAACATGCATTGGATATGTTTTTGCCcttgtgatattttgttgttaCCTGCCTTGGatgagatgatatgatatgcatgatagatgtatgctaggctTGATGTGAgttgccatgatagatgtatgttagggtttCTAGGATGATTGATGTCATGTTGATTactagatgtatgctagtgtgtgtgtgtgtgtgtgtgagagagtataGATAACAATATTGAATGAGTCTTTAATGAGAATAAGACGTAAGACACAATAATTGGAAGCCAACCCACGGATCAGGGAGAGTTGGGTGCCTTATCCCCATTAATTACTTGGAAGTTGGAAGTTGCATTTGCAACTTCCAACTTCCAAGTAATTAATGAATATACTATTGCAACTTCCAATTAATTACTTGGAAGATGGAAGTTGCATAGCAACTTCCAAGTAATTAATGAATATACTATTGCAACTTCCAATTAATTACTTGGAAGTTGAAATAGTCGATGGCTAAATTTAATCAAGGAAAATGCTAACGAATATTCTTAGGatattggttaataatccatgtaaagaaagtttttatgaaaaaataaagaaaaaacaattaataatttgacaatttttttcattttccataaaaattatgtcaaaactttcctaaaatagattattaaccaataccttaagggcactcgttagcatgattTTTTAATCAATACTATTTCTGAGATTCAAGTTGGCAGGTTTACCGGTTAATCATTCTTTATACAAATTTTTAGCATACTTAATTTTTCATTGTCATGAGCTAGTAGATTGATGTGAAAGGTAGTGCTATCCATTATCTGAGATTCAGTCCCAATCAATTTTAATTAGACTATCATAAATCACAGTCAACAAAGATTCCATAGATCAATTATAAAGCTCCCTCAAAACTTGAGATTATAGCATGCAACCTTTTTTCTAAGGTTGGGAGTTTAGTTTTACTTACAAAAACATGGCCGTGCATAGACTACTCAATATTGCCACGATTATTGATATCCAATACTACTTCCTGTGTTTCCTCCTTTATTTCCTCTCAGCCCTCTTACTCAAGTCCTTCTTCAAGACAAAGACCCCTCTAAACCTCCCTCCAAGCCCACCAGCCCTCCCAATCATTGGTCATCTCTACCTTCTTGATCCATCCTTATTCCAATCCTTCCACAACCTCTCCAACAAATATGGCCCTCTCCTCTATCTCCGGCTTGGCGCTTCCAGGTGCCTTTCAATTTCAACAGCCTCCATGGCCACCGAAATATTTAAAACCAATGACCTTGTATTTGCAAACCGGCCAAGTTTCGCTTTTGTTGATAAATTACCATATAAAAACTATGGACTTTTCGTAGCTCCATATGGTGATTGTTGGAGGTTCTTCAAAAAGCTTTGCAAGAATGAATTACTCTCTGCCCATCAGGTTGAAAAATCACGTGATATCCGACGTGAAGAAATGATTCGGTTTTTGCATAAAGTGTTAGAGAGTGGTAAGAAAAAACAGGTCCTTGACATGAGTTCTGAGTTGATGAAGTTAACAAACAACTCTACTTGTAGGGTGGTCATGAGCATAAGGTGTTCAGATGACAATGATGAAGCTGAGAAGATCAGGCAGTTGGTGAAGGAGACCACAGAGGTTAGTGCAAAGGTATCTTTTGGGGATGTGTTGGGGCCACtgagatttttggttttttggttttatggAAAGCAGGCTGTAGATGTGATTTTAACGTACGATGAGATTT includes the following:
- the LOC115987797 gene encoding cytochrome P450 705A12-like; the protein is MAVHRLLNIATIIDIQYYFLCFLLYFLSALLLKSFFKTKTPLNLPPSPPALPIIGHLYLLDPSLFQSFHNLSNKYGPLLYLRLGASRCLSISTASMATEIFKTNDLVFANRPSFAFVDKLPYKNYGLFVAPYGDCWRFFKKLCKNELLSAHQVEKSRDIRREEMIRFLHKVLESGKKKQVLDMSSELMKLTNNSTCRVVMSIRCSDDNDEAEKIRQLVKETTEVSAKVSFGDVLGPLRFLVFWFYGKQAVDVILTYDEILERVLKQHEENPNVENEDFVDILLKVYRDDKAEFKINRTHLKAFLLVLFLGGTSSSAEAMQWTIAELINHPDVFNKVREEIKVVVGSSRLVEDSDIPSLPYLQAVVKEVLRLHPPWPIVIRECRQDCKIKDFDILEKTMMAINVYTIMRDANVWNCPNDFCPERFLVSLEKEDVMKYIPFGAGRRVCPGSKLALSLVHTTIAAMVQCFDWKVGGEEDHAKVNMQVGPGITQPMAQPLICLPVVHFNPFTS